A genomic region of Anaerolineales bacterium contains the following coding sequences:
- the mltG gene encoding endolytic transglycosylase MltG yields MRFIVALGLIAILAFLAFLGGSTLVARAEQHFGPPSAQLSALQALRLGIELGWRAEALRPVNPAAAPQEFTITAGEPTGTLVARLQAAGLIRDAGLFSNYLVYSGRDTQLQSGRFELSATMSGVELASALLDPTPHHVTLVILPGWRLEEIAASLPSAGIQVPPEEFVRLASNTPNELALYAEMPTGSSLEGFLLPGSYEIPRGGDATTLLLTLLQSDVFSSTITPELLAGFQAQGLSVYDALILASIVEREAVVNSEMPLIASVFHNRLDIGMMLQADPTVQYAVGYDGRGQWWPSPLTAADLQTNSPYNTYVYNGLPPTPIAAPSAEALHAVAFPATSPYYFFQAVCDGSGAHVFAVTYEEHLTNNCR; encoded by the coding sequence ATGCGTTTTATTGTCGCTCTCGGTCTCATCGCCATACTGGCTTTCCTGGCCTTCCTTGGCGGCAGTACGCTGGTGGCACGCGCCGAGCAGCACTTCGGCCCGCCCTCGGCGCAGCTCAGCGCGCTGCAAGCATTGCGGCTGGGCATTGAGCTGGGCTGGCGGGCTGAGGCGCTGCGCCCGGTGAACCCTGCGGCTGCGCCGCAGGAGTTCACCATCACGGCAGGCGAGCCCACCGGTACGCTGGTTGCGCGCCTGCAAGCCGCCGGCCTGATCCGGGATGCAGGCCTATTCAGCAATTATCTGGTCTATAGCGGGCGTGACACGCAGCTACAGTCTGGCCGCTTTGAACTTAGTGCGACGATGAGCGGCGTAGAGCTGGCCAGCGCTCTGCTCGATCCCACGCCGCACCATGTGACCCTGGTGATTCTGCCCGGCTGGCGGCTGGAAGAGATCGCCGCCAGCCTGCCCAGCGCGGGCATTCAAGTGCCGCCAGAGGAGTTTGTACGCCTGGCCAGCAATACCCCCAATGAGCTGGCCCTGTATGCAGAGATGCCGACTGGCTCCTCGCTGGAAGGCTTCCTGCTGCCCGGCAGCTACGAAATCCCGCGCGGCGGGGATGCCACCACCCTGCTGCTGACCCTGCTGCAAAGCGATGTGTTTTCAAGCACTATCACGCCAGAGCTGCTGGCCGGCTTCCAGGCACAAGGCTTGAGCGTCTACGACGCGCTGATCCTGGCCTCCATCGTGGAACGTGAGGCCGTGGTGAACTCCGAGATGCCGCTGATCGCCTCCGTGTTCCACAACCGCTTGGATATCGGCATGATGCTGCAAGCCGACCCTACCGTGCAGTACGCCGTGGGCTATGATGGCCGCGGCCAATGGTGGCCCAGCCCGCTGACCGCGGCCGACCTGCAAACCAACTCGCCATACAACACCTACGTCTACAACGGCCTGCCGCCCACCCCGATCGCGGCCCCCAGCGCCGAGGCCTTGCATGCGGTGGCCTTCCCGGCTACTTCACCGTATTACTTTTTCCAGGCCGTGTGCGATGGCTCTGGGGCGCATGTGTTTGCGGTGACGTACGAGGAGCATTTGACGAATAATTGCCGCTAG
- a CDS encoding cystathionine gamma-synthase, giving the protein MPDQFETLAIHAGQQPDPSTGAVMTPIYQTSTFVQDAVGVHKGYEYSRSGNPTRTALQDCFAALEGAKYGLAFASGLAASDTIIRQFAPGDHILVGSDVYGGTFRLFEKEYRDVGIEFSYVDMDDLAALQAALRATTKLVWLETPTNPYLGIADIAAIAALLKQHSSKPLFAVDNTFASPYLQQPLALGADLVIHSATKYLGGHSDVVLGLVAVNDDELHAKLAFTQNAAGAVPGPMDSFLVLRGIKTLPLRMERHAQNAAAIADYLAAHPKVSQIYYPYHASHPQHALARRQMRNGGGMLSFELKGGADAARMVAESTRLFALAESLGGVESLIEVPAVMTHLSVANSPLAVDPGLVRLSVGVEHVDDLIADLEQALAKAKARAAAPQDRRQHGTQKQAGQRPGRSGRRL; this is encoded by the coding sequence ATGCCCGATCAATTTGAAACTCTAGCGATCCACGCCGGCCAGCAGCCTGACCCCAGCACCGGGGCGGTGATGACGCCCATCTACCAAACCAGCACCTTTGTACAAGACGCCGTAGGCGTGCACAAGGGCTATGAGTACTCGCGCAGCGGCAACCCCACGCGCACTGCGCTGCAGGATTGCTTCGCTGCGCTAGAAGGTGCCAAGTATGGCTTGGCCTTTGCCTCCGGCCTGGCCGCCAGCGATACGATCATTCGCCAATTCGCCCCCGGTGACCACATTCTGGTGGGCAGTGATGTATATGGCGGCACCTTCCGCCTGTTTGAGAAGGAATATCGCGACGTTGGCATCGAGTTCAGCTATGTGGATATGGATGATCTGGCGGCGCTGCAAGCCGCCCTGCGCGCCACTACCAAGCTGGTCTGGCTGGAGACGCCCACCAATCCCTACCTGGGGATTGCTGACATTGCCGCCATTGCGGCGCTCTTGAAGCAGCACAGCAGCAAACCACTGTTCGCCGTGGATAACACCTTCGCCTCGCCGTACCTGCAGCAGCCGCTGGCGCTGGGCGCCGACCTTGTGATTCACTCGGCCACCAAATACCTCGGCGGTCACTCCGATGTGGTGCTGGGGCTGGTGGCAGTGAATGATGATGAGCTGCACGCCAAGCTGGCCTTCACCCAAAATGCGGCCGGTGCGGTGCCGGGGCCGATGGATAGCTTCCTAGTGCTGCGTGGCATCAAGACCCTGCCCCTGCGCATGGAGCGCCACGCGCAGAATGCGGCGGCGATCGCCGACTACCTGGCGGCGCACCCCAAAGTGAGCCAGATCTATTACCCGTATCACGCCAGCCACCCGCAGCATGCGTTGGCGCGCCGCCAAATGCGTAATGGCGGTGGCATGCTCTCGTTTGAACTCAAGGGCGGCGCCGATGCGGCCCGTATGGTAGCCGAGAGCACGCGCTTGTTCGCCCTGGCCGAGTCGCTCGGCGGCGTCGAGTCGCTGATCGAGGTACCGGCGGTGATGACGCATCTCTCGGTGGCCAACTCGCCGCTGGCGGTGGACCCGGGCTTGGTGCGCCTCTCGGTGGGCGTGGAACACGTAGACGATTTGATCGCTGATCTGGAGCAGGCGCTGGCCAAAGCCAAAGCGAGGGCGGCCGCGCCACAAGACAGGAGGCAGCATGGCACGCAAAAACAAGCTGGACAAAGACCCGGCCGCAGCGGACGCCGTCTCTGA
- the ruvX gene encoding Holliday junction resolvase RuvX, protein MRILAVDPGDKRIGIALSDASGTLASPLQVLAHESRDADAAHIAALATQHGAERIIVGQAFGEDGQPNYSGRKAARLAGALRAATSIPVQLWEESYSTQEALTARRAMGAGTQDIDASAAAVILQDYLDNQNQSINRLID, encoded by the coding sequence ATGCGAATCCTCGCCGTTGACCCCGGTGACAAGCGGATCGGCATCGCCCTGAGCGACGCCAGCGGCACCCTCGCCAGCCCCTTGCAGGTGCTGGCACATGAGAGCCGTGATGCCGATGCGGCGCACATCGCCGCCCTGGCCACACAGCACGGCGCCGAGCGCATCATCGTGGGCCAAGCCTTCGGCGAAGATGGCCAGCCCAACTACAGTGGGCGTAAAGCTGCCCGGCTGGCTGGCGCCCTGCGTGCCGCCACCAGCATCCCCGTGCAATTGTGGGAAGAAAGCTACAGCACGCAGGAAGCGCTGACCGCCCGCCGCGCAATGGGCGCAGGCACGCAGGATATTGACGCCAGCGCGGCGGCGGTGATTTTGCAGGACTATTTAGATAATCAAAACCAATCGATTAATCGATTAATCGATTAA
- a CDS encoding heavy metal translocating P-type ATPase: MDEHAHHKHHHNAEAAHHQQPNKQPGTDSTHSGAHHSGHEAMFRTRFFVSLALTIPVILYSEMTQHWLGISPTAFIGSTFIAPIFATAIFFYGGLPFLQMAIPELRTRKPGMMMLISLAISVSFVYSTAAFLFTLGEGFYWELATLIDIMLLGHWIEMRSVRRASSSLDELAKLLPDQAERLDADGQAKTVSVSQLAIGDLLLVRPGASIPADGEVVEGNSQINESMLSGESKPVHKGPGDKVIAGAINGEGSLRMRITALGGATALAGIMRLVQQAQLSKSQTQILADRAAGWLFSLALIAAALTAVAWGLARGFDLFVLERVVTVLIIACPHALGLAVPLVVAISTTQAAAHGLLVKDRLALEEARLVDTVVFDKTGTLTKGKMGLISIHAVSPYSEEEALQLAAGLEGDSEHSLASAIRTAAANRSLAPTPVTDFKALKGLGVMAHSGGRLFQLGGPRLLEQLGTRLPSDMAAYAEGVGRKGRSAIYLLADSMPVAIFAIADETRPQSKAVIEDLQRLGIRAAMLTGDSTPVAAAVAADLGIREFFAEVLPADKEKKIAELQAQGRKVAMVGDGVNDAPALARADVGIAIGSGTDVAVESAGIILVDNDPQDVLKIFRLSRASYAKMVQNLLWATGYNIIAIPLAAGVLASRGILLSPAVGAVLMSVSTIIVALNAQLLRRAKL; the protein is encoded by the coding sequence ATGGACGAGCACGCACACCACAAGCACCACCACAATGCTGAGGCTGCACACCACCAACAGCCCAACAAACAGCCAGGCACAGATTCAACACACAGCGGAGCACACCACAGCGGCCACGAGGCCATGTTCCGCACGCGCTTCTTTGTTTCGCTGGCGCTCACCATCCCTGTAATCCTGTATAGCGAGATGACCCAGCACTGGCTTGGTATCTCGCCAACAGCCTTCATCGGCTCAACCTTCATCGCACCCATCTTCGCCACAGCCATCTTTTTTTATGGCGGCCTGCCTTTCCTTCAAATGGCCATCCCAGAGCTACGCACCCGCAAACCGGGAATGATGATGCTAATCAGCTTGGCGATTTCGGTATCCTTCGTCTACAGCACCGCAGCCTTCCTTTTCACGCTTGGAGAGGGCTTCTATTGGGAGTTAGCCACTCTCATTGACATCATGCTGCTGGGCCACTGGATAGAGATGCGTAGCGTGCGCCGAGCCTCCAGCAGCTTAGACGAACTCGCCAAGTTGCTACCAGACCAAGCTGAGCGCCTGGATGCAGATGGGCAAGCTAAAACTGTATCTGTTAGCCAGCTTGCCATCGGAGACTTACTCCTTGTTCGGCCTGGGGCCAGTATTCCTGCAGATGGCGAAGTGGTGGAGGGCAACTCGCAGATCAACGAATCCATGCTCAGCGGCGAATCCAAACCAGTGCACAAAGGCCCAGGGGATAAAGTGATTGCTGGCGCCATTAATGGTGAAGGTAGCTTGCGCATGCGCATCACTGCCTTGGGTGGCGCTACAGCACTGGCTGGCATCATGCGCCTGGTACAGCAGGCTCAACTCAGCAAATCGCAGACTCAAATTCTGGCAGACCGCGCGGCAGGCTGGCTGTTTAGTCTCGCCTTGATCGCAGCAGCGCTTACAGCTGTGGCCTGGGGGCTTGCGCGCGGATTTGATCTGTTCGTACTGGAACGTGTGGTCACTGTGCTCATCATCGCCTGCCCCCACGCGTTGGGTTTGGCTGTACCGCTTGTAGTAGCCATTAGCACAACACAAGCCGCAGCCCACGGCTTGTTAGTCAAAGACCGCTTGGCGCTGGAAGAAGCTCGTTTGGTGGACACCGTTGTATTTGACAAGACGGGCACGCTTACCAAAGGCAAAATGGGGCTCATCTCCATCCATGCCGTTAGCCCCTACAGTGAAGAGGAAGCCCTGCAACTCGCAGCTGGCCTTGAAGGAGACTCGGAACACAGCCTGGCCAGCGCCATTCGCACTGCCGCTGCGAACCGCTCACTAGCCCCCACACCCGTTACCGACTTTAAGGCGCTTAAGGGCTTGGGGGTAATGGCGCATTCCGGTGGGCGCCTCTTTCAGCTTGGCGGCCCGCGGCTGTTAGAGCAACTAGGCACCCGCTTGCCATCAGACATGGCTGCATATGCTGAGGGAGTTGGACGCAAGGGTCGAAGCGCCATTTACCTGCTGGCGGATTCTATGCCAGTAGCCATTTTTGCCATCGCAGACGAAACACGCCCACAAAGCAAAGCAGTGATTGAAGACTTGCAAAGACTCGGCATTCGCGCGGCAATGCTCACTGGAGACAGCACCCCTGTGGCCGCAGCGGTTGCAGCCGATCTGGGCATTCGCGAATTCTTCGCAGAGGTACTTCCTGCCGATAAGGAAAAGAAGATTGCGGAGCTACAAGCCCAAGGGCGAAAAGTTGCTATGGTGGGAGACGGCGTCAATGATGCCCCCGCCCTGGCGCGCGCGGATGTGGGCATTGCCATTGGCAGCGGCACGGATGTGGCCGTAGAGTCCGCTGGCATCATTCTGGTAGATAACGACCCACAAGATGTGCTCAAGATCTTCCGTCTTAGCCGCGCCAGCTACGCCAAAATGGTGCAGAATCTCTTGTGGGCCACTGGCTATAACATCATCGCCATTCCGTTGGCCGCAGGTGTGTTGGCAAGCCGCGGCATACTGCTCTCCCCTGCCGTAGGGGCAGTGCTGATGTCTGTCAGCACGATCATCGTTGCCTTGAATGCCCAGTTACTGCGGCGCGCCAAACTGTAA
- a CDS encoding ParB N-terminal domain-containing protein, translating to MPTLPALRIVPSPDLVPHEWHDDQRSKPLVERLRASGVLRNPPMVTPLPDGSGRYMVLDGANRTSALNHMGIPHALVQVVEADSPGLDLHTWNHVLWDWDGEEFLAAIGDLPDVTLRDIDPSVKKPQSRWPSKTLVWVQTQDGQAYVARSVPGDLASRTRALNKITELYAKKAVIDRTTAQQVRELHGKYDNLTAIVVYPPFKVSEVLELCAAGVLLPPGITRFTVSPRALRVNYSLEELSANKSLEEKNAALQQWVNERTARKGVRYYAEPTVLYDE from the coding sequence ATGCCTACTCTTCCAGCCCTTCGTATCGTCCCCTCCCCTGACCTCGTGCCGCACGAATGGCACGATGACCAGCGCAGCAAGCCGCTCGTGGAGCGCTTGCGCGCCAGCGGCGTGCTACGCAATCCGCCCATGGTGACGCCGCTGCCGGATGGCAGCGGGCGCTACATGGTGCTGGATGGCGCCAACCGCACCAGCGCCCTCAACCATATGGGCATCCCGCATGCGTTGGTACAGGTCGTCGAGGCCGACTCGCCGGGCCTCGACCTGCACACCTGGAACCACGTACTCTGGGACTGGGATGGCGAAGAGTTCCTCGCCGCCATTGGCGACCTGCCGGATGTCACCCTGCGTGACATTGACCCCAGCGTCAAGAAGCCACAGAGCCGCTGGCCCAGCAAGACGCTGGTGTGGGTGCAGACGCAGGACGGCCAAGCCTATGTAGCGCGCAGCGTGCCGGGTGACCTGGCCAGCCGCACACGCGCGCTGAACAAGATCACTGAGCTGTATGCGAAGAAAGCCGTGATTGACCGCACCACCGCCCAGCAAGTACGCGAGCTGCACGGCAAGTACGACAACCTGACCGCCATCGTGGTCTACCCACCCTTCAAAGTCAGCGAGGTGCTGGAGTTGTGCGCCGCCGGCGTGCTGCTGCCGCCGGGCATCACGCGCTTCACGGTGTCGCCGCGTGCCCTGCGCGTCAATTACTCGCTGGAAGAGCTCTCGGCCAACAAGTCGCTCGAGGAAAAGAACGCCGCACTGCAGCAATGGGTCAATGAGCGCACGGCGCGCAAAGGTGTACGCTACTATGCCGAGCCGACGGTTCTTTATGACGAATGA
- a CDS encoding cystathionine beta-synthase: protein MSLPESQDLRVFDDIIGTIGNTPLVRLNRVTKGHSVPLYAKVEFFNPGGSVKDRIGKNIIDEAEASGRLKPGGTIVEATSGNTGVGLAIVAGMRGYKCIFVMPDKMSQEKIQLLRAYGAKVVITPTAVAPEDPRSYYKVAQRLATENPNTILANQYHNPENPRSHYLTTGPEIWEQTGGKVTDVIIAMGTGGTISGVGKYLKEKNPDIRIVGVDPVGSILKEIWENKGQIPPGVEAITYKVEGIGEDFLPTTTDLSVVDDIIRVTDKECFVMTRRLVSEEGIFAGGSAGAAVAGALKYLKSLPADRVAVVILPDSGNRYLTKLFDDKWMRENGFMDSEWSEATLREVLGGKSMSELISASAEDRIADVVSKMKEYGISQLPVVDAAGEVTGIVREGDLLTHLLEAKTGRPGEDSIATLLQPAPNSLPASTLLPDAMHEIVRNNAVLVNEGGRVVGILTKIDVLDFING, encoded by the coding sequence ATGAGCCTGCCCGAATCCCAAGACCTGCGCGTTTTTGATGACATTATTGGCACCATTGGCAACACGCCACTGGTGCGCCTCAACCGAGTAACCAAGGGGCATAGCGTGCCCTTGTACGCCAAGGTGGAGTTTTTTAACCCCGGCGGCTCGGTCAAAGATCGTATTGGCAAAAACATCATTGATGAGGCCGAGGCCAGCGGCCGCCTGAAGCCGGGCGGCACCATCGTCGAGGCGACCTCAGGCAATACGGGCGTGGGCCTGGCCATCGTGGCGGGCATGCGCGGCTACAAGTGCATCTTCGTGATGCCAGACAAGATGAGCCAGGAGAAGATTCAACTCCTACGCGCCTATGGCGCCAAGGTGGTGATTACTCCCACCGCCGTCGCCCCCGAAGATCCTCGCTCGTATTACAAAGTAGCCCAGCGCCTGGCCACCGAGAACCCCAATACCATCCTGGCCAACCAATACCACAACCCGGAAAACCCGCGCAGCCACTACCTCACCACCGGCCCTGAGATTTGGGAGCAAACCGGCGGCAAAGTGACCGATGTCATCATCGCCATGGGCACCGGCGGCACCATCAGCGGTGTGGGCAAGTACCTCAAAGAGAAGAACCCGGATATTCGCATTGTGGGCGTTGATCCGGTGGGCTCGATCCTCAAAGAGATTTGGGAGAACAAGGGCCAAATTCCGCCCGGCGTTGAAGCCATCACCTACAAGGTGGAAGGCATCGGCGAAGACTTCCTGCCCACCACCACGGACCTGAGCGTAGTGGATGACATCATCCGCGTGACTGACAAGGAGTGCTTCGTGATGACGCGCCGCCTGGTGAGCGAAGAAGGCATCTTTGCCGGCGGCTCAGCTGGCGCGGCGGTGGCCGGCGCGCTCAAGTACCTCAAGAGCCTGCCGGCTGACCGCGTAGCCGTAGTCATCCTGCCTGACTCGGGTAACCGTTACCTGACCAAACTGTTCGACGACAAGTGGATGCGCGAGAACGGCTTCATGGACTCTGAGTGGAGCGAAGCCACCCTGCGCGAGGTGCTGGGCGGCAAGAGCATGAGCGAGCTCATCTCCGCCTCCGCCGAGGACCGCATTGCTGATGTGGTCAGCAAGATGAAAGAATACGGTATCTCGCAACTCCCCGTGGTGGATGCCGCCGGCGAAGTAACCGGCATCGTGCGCGAGGGCGACTTGCTGACCCACCTGCTGGAAGCCAAGACCGGCCGCCCCGGCGAGGACAGCATCGCTACGCTGCTGCAGCCGGCGCCCAACAGCCTGCCCGCCAGCACGCTGCTGCCTGACGCCATGCACGAGATCGTGCGCAACAATGCCGTCTTGGTGAACGAAGGCGGCCGCGTGGTCGGCATCCTCACCAAGATCGATGTGCTTGATTTCATTAATGGTTGA
- a CDS encoding aminotransferase class V-fold PLP-dependent enzyme, translating into MDPKQFHDLNVPERVLLGPGPSEMPARVLQAMAMPVIGHLDPAFLQIMDDVQELLRFAFQTKNRLTIPVSGTGSAGMEAALSNMIEPGDRVLIGIIGYFGERIYSMCGRYGAIVDRIEVPWGQVLDVDEVKKQLSQHKYKFLAVVHGETSSGAKQPYIKELAAAAHEAGALFILDTVASLGGVPVEVDNWDVDVAFSGSQKGLSASPGLAPLTVGPRAEKALAERKVGVGNWYLSLDEVHKYWGKERTYHHTAPIQLNYAMREALRIVAEEGLENRFARHQENAETLWKGVEALDMSMLVARENRLHTVTAVKAPSVAVHDLVKNRLLSDYGIEVGAGLGPLKGQIWRIGLMGHSSRKEYVTLVLAAMREILESA; encoded by the coding sequence ATGGACCCCAAACAATTCCACGATCTGAACGTTCCTGAGCGCGTGCTGCTCGGCCCCGGCCCCAGTGAGATGCCGGCGCGGGTGCTGCAAGCGATGGCCATGCCGGTGATCGGCCACCTGGACCCGGCCTTTTTGCAGATCATGGATGACGTGCAGGAGCTCCTGCGCTTCGCCTTCCAAACCAAGAACCGCCTCACTATCCCCGTCTCCGGCACCGGCAGTGCCGGTATGGAAGCCGCGCTCAGCAACATGATTGAGCCCGGCGACCGCGTGCTCATCGGTATCATCGGCTACTTCGGCGAGCGCATCTACAGCATGTGCGGCCGTTACGGCGCGATTGTGGACCGAATCGAAGTGCCCTGGGGCCAGGTGCTGGATGTTGATGAGGTAAAGAAGCAACTCAGCCAGCACAAGTACAAGTTCCTGGCGGTGGTGCACGGCGAAACCTCGAGTGGCGCCAAGCAGCCCTACATCAAAGAGCTGGCCGCCGCGGCGCATGAAGCCGGTGCACTGTTCATTCTGGACACGGTTGCCTCGTTGGGCGGCGTGCCGGTTGAAGTGGACAATTGGGATGTAGACGTGGCCTTCAGCGGCTCACAGAAGGGCCTCTCGGCTTCGCCGGGTCTGGCTCCGCTGACGGTTGGCCCGCGCGCCGAGAAGGCGCTGGCCGAGCGCAAAGTGGGCGTAGGCAACTGGTACCTCTCCTTGGACGAGGTGCACAAGTATTGGGGCAAGGAGCGCACCTACCATCACACCGCTCCTATTCAACTTAACTATGCCATGCGCGAAGCGCTGCGCATCGTGGCCGAAGAAGGTTTGGAGAATCGCTTTGCCCGCCACCAAGAGAACGCCGAGACCCTGTGGAAGGGCGTAGAAGCGCTGGATATGAGCATGCTGGTGGCGCGTGAGAACCGCCTGCACACGGTAACCGCCGTGAAGGCACCCTCGGTAGCGGTGCATGACCTGGTCAAGAACCGCCTGCTGAGCGACTACGGCATCGAAGTCGGCGCAGGCCTCGGCCCGCTGAAGGGCCAGATCTGGCGCATTGGCCTGATGGGCCACAGCAGCCGCAAGGAATACGTCACGCTGGTGCTGGCCGCCATGCGTGAGATTCTGGAAAGCGCGTAA
- a CDS encoding transglycosylase domain-containing protein has translation MSQPPLILQVYELVKRRKARRAAARRNPAALALKAAAALFAAASVLAALLALAALPAYRWLTQDLPDVNAVPVLMDTQRGLLLQPSRLQDRSGSQTLLELLPHHAPRQFIELGQAPQVEQALIASTDPRFWQHAGTAWLSTNPQPSTLAERLVSEVLLAGEPAGWRKALRARILASELTARYGRQQVLAWALNSAQFGHWTFGAESAAQFYFGMPARQLSLAQAAALAAMANAPQVDPLQQPATLQRLTQLVLLAMQQHGMLDEAGLAAALTQPLQFNDAAAPLALDAFTQLALAQAEATLGHAALARGGLTLITTQDGSLQAAFAGQGELALALDAVNGRLLALSGQPNLQAPAANGLLPFIYLDAFAGGSAPAALTWNFDRSQPAELQGPLSMRQALAQGVPQPAAAALEQVGAYHAANVLAAAGLAPFDAALSPRQAGDLALGAAALSPLELAAAYASLGGGQLSGQLIQGRLQPSSLLFITDETGQVLLDWSQPQSRPLASAELAFLVTNSLSDVSVRSAASRQAMLALGRPAALAPEGSGAWQLGYSPQRVVLSLGAADWAALFSAAHAGLPIRDWQAPGGVRSMMVCVPSGQLPDEDCPHTRREYFISGSEPRFSDSLYQRLAVNSLNGRLATVFTPPEFVQTQVFMDVPAAWRSQAQAAGLALPPSQFDSVPLEPASPALAIEQPERFSTQSGMLSVRANRAAGYPQWDLQVGQGLYPQRWLQLAAGRGTPPRAEWDTQGLDGLWVIQLQVWNEDGDVQRAYTVVTIEGEGD, from the coding sequence GTGTCACAGCCCCCGCTGATATTGCAAGTGTATGAGTTGGTCAAGCGCCGCAAAGCGCGCCGCGCCGCCGCTCGCCGCAACCCGGCGGCGCTGGCACTGAAGGCCGCCGCGGCCCTGTTTGCCGCCGCCAGCGTGCTGGCGGCGCTGCTGGCGCTGGCCGCCTTGCCGGCGTACCGCTGGCTCACACAAGACCTGCCGGATGTAAACGCCGTGCCTGTGCTGATGGACACACAGCGCGGCCTGCTCCTACAGCCCAGCCGCCTGCAAGACCGCAGCGGCAGCCAGACCCTGCTGGAATTGCTGCCCCACCACGCTCCGCGCCAATTCATTGAGCTGGGCCAGGCGCCGCAGGTGGAGCAGGCGCTGATCGCCAGCACCGATCCGCGCTTCTGGCAGCATGCCGGCACGGCCTGGCTAAGCACTAACCCGCAGCCAAGCACCCTGGCCGAACGCCTGGTGAGCGAGGTGCTGCTGGCCGGCGAGCCCGCCGGCTGGCGCAAGGCGTTGCGCGCCCGCATCCTGGCCAGCGAGCTCACCGCGCGCTATGGCCGCCAACAGGTGCTGGCGTGGGCGCTCAACAGCGCCCAATTCGGCCATTGGACTTTTGGGGCGGAGAGTGCTGCTCAGTTTTATTTTGGCATGCCTGCCCGCCAGCTCAGCCTCGCGCAGGCGGCGGCTCTGGCCGCCATGGCCAACGCGCCGCAAGTCGACCCGCTGCAGCAGCCCGCCACGCTGCAACGCCTGACGCAGTTGGTGCTGCTGGCGATGCAGCAGCACGGCATGCTCGATGAGGCCGGCCTGGCCGCGGCGCTCACGCAGCCATTGCAATTCAACGATGCCGCCGCGCCGCTGGCGTTGGATGCTTTCACGCAGTTGGCGCTGGCCCAGGCCGAAGCCACCCTGGGCCACGCAGCGCTGGCGCGTGGCGGCTTGACTCTGATCACCACGCAGGATGGCAGCTTGCAGGCCGCTTTTGCAGGCCAGGGTGAGCTGGCCTTGGCACTGGATGCGGTAAATGGCCGCCTGTTGGCATTGAGCGGCCAGCCCAACCTGCAGGCGCCCGCGGCCAATGGGCTATTGCCGTTCATTTATCTGGATGCTTTTGCCGGCGGCAGCGCCCCGGCGGCGTTGACCTGGAATTTTGACCGTAGCCAACCTGCCGAGTTGCAAGGCCCGCTAAGTATGCGCCAGGCCTTGGCGCAGGGCGTGCCACAGCCCGCTGCTGCCGCGCTGGAGCAGGTGGGCGCCTACCACGCCGCCAACGTGTTGGCCGCCGCCGGCTTGGCGCCCTTTGATGCCGCGCTCTCGCCGCGCCAGGCTGGTGATCTGGCGCTGGGCGCGGCGGCACTCAGCCCGCTGGAGCTGGCGGCCGCCTATGCCAGCCTGGGCGGTGGCCAGCTCAGCGGCCAGCTCATCCAGGGGCGCTTGCAGCCAAGTAGCTTGCTTTTCATCACTGACGAAACCGGGCAGGTGCTTTTAGATTGGAGCCAGCCGCAATCGCGCCCCTTGGCCAGCGCCGAGCTGGCCTTTCTGGTTACCAATAGTCTGAGCGATGTCAGTGTGCGCTCGGCTGCCAGCCGCCAGGCGATGCTGGCCTTGGGCCGCCCGGCGGCCTTGGCGCCCGAAGGCTCCGGCGCCTGGCAACTGGGCTACAGCCCGCAACGTGTCGTGCTTAGCCTGGGAGCGGCGGACTGGGCCGCGTTGTTCAGCGCGGCCCACGCCGGCCTGCCGATCCGCGATTGGCAGGCGCCCGGCGGTGTGCGCTCGATGATGGTGTGCGTGCCTTCCGGCCAACTACCAGACGAGGACTGCCCGCACACGCGGCGCGAATACTTCATCAGTGGCAGTGAGCCGCGTTTTAGCGATAGTTTGTACCAACGCCTGGCAGTCAATTCATTGAATGGCCGCCTGGCCACTGTGTTCACCCCGCCGGAGTTTGTGCAGACGCAAGTGTTTATGGATGTGCCTGCCGCGTGGCGTAGCCAGGCGCAGGCCGCCGGGCTGGCGCTGCCGCCGTCGCAGTTCGATAGTGTGCCGCTCGAACCTGCCAGCCCGGCGCTGGCGATCGAGCAGCCCGAACGGTTTAGTACGCAATCCGGCATGCTGAGTGTGCGCGCCAACCGCGCCGCCGGCTACCCGCAGTGGGATTTGCAGGTGGGGCAGGGCTTGTACCCGCAGCGCTGGCTGCAGTTGGCGGCCGGCCGCGGCACGCCGCCGCGCGCAGAATGGGATACGCAGGGTTTGGACGGGTTGTGGGTGATCCAGCTACAAGTGTGGAATGAAGACGGCGACGTGCAACGCGCCTATACGGTAGTGACTATAGAAGGCGAAGGCGATTAA